Within Mongoliitalea daihaiensis, the genomic segment GATTTGATTTTGGAAGAAGGGGATATTCTTTCCATACCTAAGCAGCTCCAGACAGTGCGAATGAGAGGGGATGTCGTCTATCCGGCGACTGTTCGTTTTCAAAAAGAGCGCGGCGCGACCTATTATATCAATCGTGCAGGCGGGTTTGACATTCGTGCGAATAGAAAAAGAACTTATGTAGTCTATGCCAATGGAGAAGTTGCTCGAACAAGAAGTTTCCTGGGAATCAGAGCCTATCCACAAGTTCGCCCAGGAGCCGAAATAATCATACCAACCAAAGGTCCTCGAATACCTGTCAGACCAGGTGAATTGGTAGGTATTGCTACAGGCTTGGCGACCCTGGTATTGGTAGTGACTCAAATCAATCCTTAATTATGGCATCCAATAATCACTTTGTAGACGATAAAATCACCTTGCGGGAATTGGTTCTCCGGTTAAAATTTTGGATAGGATATTTCATTAGTCAGTGGAAGCTTTTATTCTTAGCAGCTTTCATTGGGGGTGCTCTTGGTGCTGTGGCCTCTTGGATCAAAAAACCGGTGTATCATGCAAGTACGTCCTTCGTATTGGAAGAGTCTGATACGGGAGGCTTGGGTCAAATGTCTGGTTTAGCTTCTTTGGTTGGTGTCAATTTGGGTCCATTGGGAGGCTCTTCCGGGCTTTTTCAAGGAGACAATATCATGGAGCTCTATAAGTCCGACAATATGTTGGGTAAAACACTCCTCAGCCCATTTGATGACGATCAATTATTAATTGACCGTTTCATTGACTTCAATGAGTTGACGCCAAAGTGGGAAAAAAAGGTTGATTTATCCCAATTGGATTTCCGAATACCGAGGGAATCCTTTAGCATTCAGCAAGATTCCGTAGTCAAAGTGATATCCAAAATGATTCGGGAAAGACAGCTTTCTGTGGAAAAACCAAACCGTAAGCTTACCATCATCCAAGTGAACGTCTCTTCCAAAGATGAGAAGTTTGCGAAGGTCTTCAATGAGCGTTTGGTAGAAAATGTCAACAGTTTTTACTTTGAGACTAAAACAAAGAAGACTGCCGAAAATTTACAGATTCTCCAAGTTCAGGCAGACTCTGTCCGGAAAATTTTGGATGATAACTTGGTTCAATATGCTTCTTTCTCAGACCGTGTTCCCAATGCGAACCCCTTGATGCAGTCTGGTACAGTAGAGGGGAGAAAAAGACAAATTGATATACAGGCAACTTCCGCGATTTATGCAGAGGTAGTGAAGAATTTAGAGATTGCTAAAGTTAATCACCGCAATAATTCCCCTTTGATTCAGCTAGTGGATGAGGCCCGTTATCCCATTCCTCGTTCCGAACTGAAGTTAAGCAAAGGCGTGGTTTTGGGAGGCTTGATTGCTGTGTTTTTGGTCTTCATTTTGCTTTATGTGCGTAAAATCTACGAATTGCATGTGCAACCTAGATGAACCCAATAACCGCTAAGCATGCTGGAGAAACTCTCTTCCTTCCCTGTTGGGTCTTATATCCGAAATAAATCCATTCAGAATTTTATTTTTCTGGTGGTGATCCAAGCATCCAATATGCTGATCTCCATCATGTCTATGCCCTTATTGCTACGCTCCATCGGGGTAGATCAATTTGGTTTGGTTAACCTTGCCTTATCCGTGATTATATTTACCAATATTATCGTTGGCTTCGGTTTTAATATCAGTGCACCGAGGGAGGTTGCAATTTTTCAGGATGAGTCCAAAAAATTATCAAGTATTGCCTCACAAGTGCTTTTTACGCGCTTGGCCTTGGCTGCTGTTACCGCCTTATCTCTTTGGATTGCTGCTTATGCCCTTAATTTTTTCAAAGATTATAAAGAAATCCTGATGTTTTCTACCGTTCTTCTTTTTTCAGAAGCTACCCTCCCATTGTGGTTTTTTCAGGGGATGGAGAAAATGAAATTGATTTCTGTAACCAATATCTTTAGTAAGCTGCTTTTTTTGTTTGGAATTGTATTATTTATCCAAGCTCCAGAACATGCGAAGTGGGTGAATTTAATTCTAGGATCTTCCGCCTTGCTCTTGAATATCTTTTTGTTGATATACATGCGCTTTGCTATGCAGATTCATTTTTTTTGGCCAACAATACAAACCATCTGGCATTCCCTTCGGGATAATGTGTACCTCTTTCTGTCCAATATTGCTTCTCATATTTCCGTTAATGGGGGATTGATTATATTAAGTTTCTTTGGAAATGATACCACCTTGGGGATGTTTAGCTTGGCTGAAAAAATCACTATGGTATTGCGATTGCTACCCACCTTGATCATTCAGGCGGTCTA encodes:
- a CDS encoding GumC domain-containing protein, which gives rise to MASNNHFVDDKITLRELVLRLKFWIGYFISQWKLLFLAAFIGGALGAVASWIKKPVYHASTSFVLEESDTGGLGQMSGLASLVGVNLGPLGGSSGLFQGDNIMELYKSDNMLGKTLLSPFDDDQLLIDRFIDFNELTPKWEKKVDLSQLDFRIPRESFSIQQDSVVKVISKMIRERQLSVEKPNRKLTIIQVNVSSKDEKFAKVFNERLVENVNSFYFETKTKKTAENLQILQVQADSVRKILDDNLVQYASFSDRVPNANPLMQSGTVEGRKRQIDIQATSAIYAEVVKNLEIAKVNHRNNSPLIQLVDEARYPIPRSELKLSKGVVLGGLIAVFLVFILLYVRKIYELHVQPR
- a CDS encoding oligosaccharide flippase family protein, giving the protein MLEKLSSFPVGSYIRNKSIQNFIFLVVIQASNMLISIMSMPLLLRSIGVDQFGLVNLALSVIIFTNIIVGFGFNISAPREVAIFQDESKKLSSIASQVLFTRLALAAVTALSLWIAAYALNFFKDYKEILMFSTVLLFSEATLPLWFFQGMEKMKLISVTNIFSKLLFLFGIVLFIQAPEHAKWVNLILGSSALLLNIFLLIYMRFAMQIHFFWPTIQTIWHSLRDNVYLFLSNIASHISVNGGLIILSFFGNDTTLGMFSLAEKITMVLRLLPTLIIQAVYPNASKLYEVDQEAFIKFVSKAYVIGIGLALIVSTATFFSAGFIVELLAKNRLEESVMYLKILSFIPFLASLNIINGVILFVANQKELLFKASWLMCAYMVVIASLLTAQYGGIGLCFALLSSEVIIFIVYSYLIYTRNQSLVHAFAQRILRRDNHS